A single region of the Streptomyces virginiae genome encodes:
- a CDS encoding DUF7059 domain-containing protein produces MSTTSLPTPERAAELRAAFLYAGFTADGLLDLLGAPAYAALARSETVPALRATRGPGDGALASLVRLFLLQQPEPYVHAASALPVETALADGWLRLEGDEVHATVDVRPYGGPDGEDWFIVSDLGCSVGGAGGIGSREEGVVLGVGGASTTLAGITVRTPVGSALDVGTGSGIQALHASRHATRVTATDVNPRALEFTRLTLALSGAPEAELLAGSLFEPVGDATYDLIVSNPPFVISPGARLTYRDGGMGGDDLCRTLVQEAGARLNQGGYAQFLGNWQHVEGEDWRDRLRSWVPRGCDAWIVQRDVQDVTQYAELWLRDAGDHRTDPAEYARRYEDWLDEFEARGTKSVGFGWITLRRTDAAEPSIVVEEWPHTVEQPLGEAVLAHFARQDYLRQHDDAALLEAHFTLAEEVVQEQVGAPGAEDPEHVVLRQNRGMRRATKVDTVGAGFAGVCDGSLSAGRILDAIAQLMQEDPIVLRDRTPEAIRLLVEQGFLDPVKGSAR; encoded by the coding sequence GGGCTTCACCGCCGACGGGCTGCTCGACCTGCTCGGCGCCCCCGCCTACGCCGCGCTGGCCCGCAGCGAGACCGTCCCGGCCCTGCGTGCCACCCGTGGCCCCGGTGACGGGGCGCTCGCGAGCCTGGTCCGGCTGTTCCTGCTCCAGCAGCCGGAGCCGTACGTGCACGCCGCCTCGGCACTTCCCGTCGAGACGGCCCTGGCCGACGGCTGGCTGCGGCTGGAGGGCGACGAGGTGCACGCCACCGTCGACGTACGCCCGTACGGCGGGCCGGACGGCGAGGACTGGTTCATCGTCTCCGACCTCGGCTGCTCCGTCGGCGGGGCCGGCGGGATCGGCAGCCGCGAGGAGGGCGTGGTCCTCGGCGTCGGCGGTGCCTCCACCACCCTGGCGGGGATCACCGTCCGCACCCCGGTCGGCTCCGCCCTCGACGTCGGCACCGGATCCGGGATCCAGGCGCTGCACGCGTCCCGGCACGCCACCCGGGTCACCGCCACCGACGTCAACCCCAGGGCCCTGGAATTCACCCGTTTGACGCTGGCGCTCTCCGGGGCGCCCGAGGCCGAGCTGCTCGCCGGGTCGCTCTTCGAGCCCGTCGGCGACGCGACGTACGACCTCATCGTGTCCAACCCGCCCTTCGTGATCTCCCCCGGCGCCCGGCTGACGTACCGGGACGGCGGCATGGGCGGCGACGACCTGTGCCGGACCCTGGTCCAGGAGGCCGGAGCGCGGCTCAACCAGGGCGGGTACGCGCAGTTCCTCGGCAACTGGCAGCACGTGGAGGGCGAGGACTGGCGCGACCGGCTGCGCTCCTGGGTGCCGCGCGGTTGCGACGCCTGGATCGTGCAGCGTGACGTGCAGGACGTGACGCAGTACGCGGAGCTGTGGCTGCGCGACGCGGGCGACCACCGGACCGACCCCGCCGAGTACGCGCGGCGGTACGAGGACTGGCTGGACGAGTTCGAGGCCCGCGGGACCAAGTCCGTCGGCTTCGGGTGGATCACCTTGCGCCGGACGGACGCGGCCGAGCCCTCGATCGTGGTCGAGGAGTGGCCCCACACGGTGGAGCAGCCGCTCGGCGAGGCCGTCCTGGCGCACTTCGCGCGCCAGGACTACCTGCGGCAGCACGACGACGCGGCCCTGCTGGAGGCTCATTTCACACTGGCCGAGGAAGTGGTCCAGGAGCAGGTCGGCGCGCCCGGCGCGGAGGATCCGGAACACGTCGTGCTCCGGCAGAACCGCGGAATGCGGCGCGCCACCAAGGTCGACACGGTCGGCGCAGGCTTCGCCGGAGTGTGTGACGGCTCACTGAGCGCGGGCCGGATCCTCGACGCGATCGCGCAGCTGATGCAGGAGGACCCGATCGTGCTGCGGGACCGCACTCCGGAGGCCATCCGGCTGCTGGTCGAGCAGGGTTTCCTGGACCCCGTGAAGGGCTCCGCGCGGTAG
- the topA gene encoding type I DNA topoisomerase yields the protein MSPTSETAKGGRRLVIVESPAKAKTIKGYLGPGYVVEASVGHIRDLPSGAAEVPDKYTGEVRRLGVDVEHDFAPIYVVNADKKAQVRKLKELLAESDELFLATDEDREGEAIAWHLQEVLKPKVPVHRMVFHEITKDAIRDAVANPRELNQRMVDAQETRRILDRLYGYEVSPVLWKKVMPKLSAGRVQSVATRLVVERERERIAFRSAEYWDLTGTFSTGRAGDASDPSTLVARLNTVDGKRIAQGRDFGSNGQLKSEVLHLDEAGARALAAALADTSFAVRSVESKPYRRSPYAPFRTTTLQQEASRKLGFGAKATMQVAQKLYENGFITYMRTDSTTLSDTAVSAARAQVTQLYGADYLPEKPRVYAGKVKNAQEAHEAIRPSGDRFRTPAETGLTGDQFRLYELIWKRTVASQMKDAVGNSVTVKIGGRAADGRDAEFTASGKTITFHGFMKAYVEGADDPNAELDDREKRLPQVAEGDALAAEEITADGHSTKPPARYTEASLVKELEEREIGRPSTYASIIGTILDRGYVFKKGTALVPSFLSFAVVNLLETHFGRLVDYDFTAKMEDDLDRIARGEAQSVPWLKRFYFGSEDATEVVPADGDHLGGLKELVTDLGAIDAREISSFPVGDGIVLRVGRYGPYVERGEKDAEGHQRADVPDDMAPDELTVEYAEELFAKPSGEFELGTDPISGNEIVAKDGRYGPYVTEILPEGTPKTGKNAVKPRTASLFKSMSLDTVTLDEALKLMSLPRVVGADAEGVEITAQNGRYGPYLKKGTDSRSLETEDQLFSITLDQALAIYAQPKQRGRAAAKPPLKELGTDPVSEKPVVVKDGRFGPYVTDGETNATLRRDDDVETITPERGYELLAEKRAKGPAKKVAKKAPAKKAPAKKATATKAAAKKTTAAKKTTTAAKKTTAKKATAKKTAAAPAGDE from the coding sequence TTGTCCCCGACTAGCGAGACCGCAAAGGGCGGCCGCCGACTCGTCATCGTCGAGTCCCCAGCCAAGGCGAAGACGATCAAGGGCTACCTCGGCCCCGGATACGTCGTCGAGGCGAGCGTCGGGCACATCCGCGACCTCCCCAGCGGCGCGGCCGAGGTTCCCGACAAGTACACCGGCGAGGTCCGCCGCCTCGGCGTGGACGTCGAGCACGACTTCGCGCCGATCTATGTGGTCAACGCGGACAAGAAGGCCCAGGTCAGGAAGCTCAAGGAGCTGCTGGCCGAATCCGACGAACTCTTCCTCGCCACCGATGAGGACCGCGAGGGCGAAGCCATCGCGTGGCACCTGCAGGAAGTCCTCAAGCCCAAGGTCCCCGTCCACCGGATGGTCTTCCACGAGATCACCAAGGACGCGATCCGCGACGCCGTCGCCAACCCGCGCGAGCTGAACCAGCGCATGGTCGACGCCCAGGAGACCCGCCGCATCCTCGACCGCCTCTACGGCTACGAGGTCTCGCCGGTCCTGTGGAAGAAGGTCATGCCGAAGCTGTCGGCGGGCCGCGTCCAGTCGGTGGCCACCCGCCTCGTCGTCGAGCGGGAGCGCGAGCGCATCGCCTTCCGCTCCGCCGAGTACTGGGACCTGACCGGAACCTTCTCCACCGGGCGTGCCGGTGACGCCTCCGACCCGTCGACGCTGGTCGCCCGCCTGAACACGGTGGACGGCAAGCGCATCGCGCAGGGCCGCGACTTCGGCTCGAACGGGCAGCTCAAGAGCGAGGTGCTGCACCTCGACGAGGCAGGCGCGCGGGCGCTGGCCGCCGCGCTGGCGGACACCTCGTTCGCCGTCCGCTCGGTCGAGTCCAAGCCGTACCGCCGCTCCCCGTACGCCCCGTTCCGTACGACGACGCTCCAGCAGGAGGCCTCGCGCAAGCTCGGCTTCGGTGCGAAGGCGACGATGCAGGTGGCGCAGAAGCTGTACGAGAACGGCTTCATCACCTATATGCGTACCGACTCCACCACGCTGTCCGACACCGCGGTGTCTGCGGCGCGGGCGCAGGTCACCCAGCTCTACGGGGCCGACTACCTGCCGGAGAAGCCGCGCGTCTACGCCGGCAAGGTCAAGAACGCGCAGGAGGCGCACGAGGCGATCCGTCCTTCGGGTGATCGTTTCCGCACCCCGGCCGAGACGGGTCTGACCGGCGACCAGTTCCGCCTGTACGAGCTGATCTGGAAGCGGACCGTCGCCTCCCAGATGAAGGACGCGGTCGGCAACAGCGTCACCGTGAAGATCGGCGGCCGGGCCGCGGACGGCCGCGACGCCGAGTTCACCGCCTCCGGCAAGACGATCACCTTCCACGGCTTCATGAAGGCCTACGTCGAGGGCGCGGACGACCCGAACGCCGAGCTCGACGACCGCGAGAAGCGCCTGCCGCAGGTCGCGGAGGGCGACGCGCTCGCCGCCGAGGAGATCACGGCGGACGGGCACTCGACCAAGCCGCCGGCCCGCTACACCGAGGCCTCGCTGGTCAAGGAGCTCGAAGAGCGCGAGATCGGCCGTCCGTCGACGTACGCGTCGATCATCGGCACCATCCTCGACCGCGGCTACGTCTTCAAGAAGGGCACGGCGCTCGTGCCGTCCTTCCTGTCGTTCGCCGTGGTCAACCTCCTGGAGACGCACTTCGGGCGCCTCGTCGACTACGACTTCACCGCGAAGATGGAGGACGACCTCGACCGCATCGCGCGGGGCGAGGCCCAGTCCGTGCCGTGGCTGAAGCGGTTCTACTTCGGCTCGGAGGACGCGACCGAGGTCGTGCCGGCCGACGGGGACCACCTCGGCGGCCTGAAGGAACTCGTCACGGACCTCGGCGCGATCGACGCCCGGGAGATCTCCTCCTTCCCGGTCGGCGACGGCATCGTGCTGCGCGTCGGCCGCTACGGGCCGTACGTGGAGCGCGGCGAGAAGGACGCGGAGGGCCACCAGCGCGCCGACGTCCCGGACGACATGGCTCCGGACGAGCTGACGGTCGAGTACGCGGAGGAGCTGTTCGCCAAGCCGAGCGGCGAATTCGAGCTCGGCACGGACCCGATCAGCGGCAACGAGATCGTCGCCAAGGACGGCCGCTACGGGCCGTACGTGACGGAGATCCTCCCCGAGGGCACCCCGAAGACGGGCAAGAACGCGGTCAAGCCGCGGACCGCCTCGCTCTTCAAGTCCATGAGCCTGGACACGGTCACCCTCGACGAGGCGCTGAAGCTGATGTCGCTGCCGCGCGTGGTCGGCGCGGACGCGGAGGGCGTGGAGATCACGGCCCAGAACGGCCGCTACGGCCCGTACCTGAAGAAGGGCACGGACTCGCGGTCGCTGGAGACCGAGGACCAGCTCTTCTCGATCACGCTGGACCAGGCCCTCGCCATCTACGCGCAGCCCAAGCAGCGCGGGCGGGCCGCGGCCAAGCCGCCGCTGAAGGAGCTGGGCACCGACCCGGTCAGCGAGAAGCCGGTCGTGGTCAAGGACGGCCGATTCGGTCCGTACGTGACGGACGGCGAGACGAACGCGACGCTGCGGCGGGACGACGACGTCGAGACGATCACGCCGGAGCGCGGCTACGAGCTGCTCGCGGAGAAGCGGGCGAAGGGCCCGGCCAAGAAGGTGGCGAAGAAGGCCCCCGCCAAGAAGGCCCCGGCGAAGAAGGCGACGGCCACCAAGGCCGCCGCGAAGAAGACGACGGCCGCGAAGAAGACGACCACGGCCGCGAAGAAGACCACCGCCAAGAAGGCGACGGCCAAGAAGACGGCCGCCGCTCCCGCCGGGGACGAGTAG